One genomic segment of Zerene cesonia ecotype Mississippi chromosome 27, Zerene_cesonia_1.1, whole genome shotgun sequence includes these proteins:
- the LOC119837496 gene encoding leucine-rich repeat-containing protein 24-like translates to MGIRALWCLLLTALIDASGSDWLNCAHIIECHCKWSSGKKTASCVTAALTEVPHLASDIQVLDLHGNPLRELHEDAFATIELLNLQRLNLSATHLHYLHPNAFRELRILIELDLSGNDLTQLSPDTFKGNERLRLLVLNDNPLGQLVAEQFPPLLHLKKLELVRCHLKKVHPFAFVNLRALETIKVHQNLLSYLHQDTFNLPVLKTLTLSDNPWFCDCRLRNFHEWFLTSNLGNEEVVCRGPSDKSLLSWREFKSEDLVCPPTAVTSPSVIRTEMGAEISFGCFVRGDPIPHTFWTFNQKQIRNNTNSDTQILINSHSVGQFNEYRDDFINKSAQWINITIINITSEFSGEWKCTATSRVGEASAFLTIFLPKARMATARSAPDYSNFFIAAGSMIAMAGAGFIATCVCWKTRRRRVPPSRSFTDQEKKLLETSLAASCDRTSTDMGSSYGFEMFDRSISMESDNQHCMEPVQITIEGPSGSFPPPPAEFALPAPYGNIFISVHVTGHNEKYPDLLGGGSTLPRRSRTCLLNPTYDNMGPRVTATGSSTWSLPGAKPEKNDDAKFSVPAPTFSTEFTAL, encoded by the coding sequence ATGGGCATTCGAGCACTATGGTGCTTATTACTGACTGCACTAATCGACGCATCGGGAAGCGATTGGTTAAATTGTGCTCACATCATAGAATGCCACTGCAAGTGGTCATCAGGCAAAAAAACAGCATCATGTGTAACCGCCGCACTAACAGAAGTACCGCATTTAGCCTCAGACATACAAGTTCTCGATCTTCACGGCAATCCTTTAAGAGAATTACACGAAGACGCTTTCGCCACTATAGAATTATTAAACTTGCAGCGGTTAAACTTAAGTGCCACACATTTGCATTATTTGCATCCGAACGCTTTCAGGGAACTCCGTATTTTGATAGAGTTAGACCTTTCTGGAAACGATCTTACACAGCTCTCTCCTGACACGTTCAAAGGAAACGAACGTTTGAGGCTCCTAGTCCTAAACGACAATCCTTTGGGCCAATTAGTTGCCGAGCAATTCCCACCTCTGCTACACTTAAAGAAGTTAGAACTCGTACGTTGTCATCTGAAGAAAGTGCACCCGTTTGCGTTTGTGAATCTGCGGGCGCTCGAAACTATAAAAgttcatcaaaatcttttaTCATACTTACACCAAGATACGTTTAACTTGCCAGTTTTAAAGACGCTCACCTTGTCAGATAATCCATGGTTCTGTGACTGTAGATTAAGAAACTTTCACGAGTGGTTTTTAACTAGTAATTTAGGTAACGAAGAAGTAGTATGTCGAGGACCAAGTGATAAGAGTCTGCTGTCTTGGAGGGAATTCAAGAGTGAAGATTTAGTATGTCCGCCTACAGCTGTAACTAGTCCTTCAGTAATAAGAACTGAAATGGGTGCAGAAATTAGTTTCGGCTGTTTTGTTAGAGGTGACCCAATACCCCATACCTTTTGGACATTTAATCAGAAACAAATTAGGAATAATACAAATAGTGATACACAAATACTAATAAACAGTCATAGTGTAGGACAATTTAACGAATATAGagatgattttataaataaaagtgctCAATggataaatataactattattaatatcaccAGTGAGTTTTCTGGAGAGTGGAAATGTACTGCTACGAGTAGGGTAGGTGAAGCTAGTGCGTTTTTGACGATTTTCTTACCAAAAGCAAGAATGGCAACTGCCAGAAGTGCGCCAGACTATTCTAACTTCTTTATCGCTGCTGGATCCATGATTGCTATGGCGGGTGCCGGTTTTATCGCCACTTGTGTTTGTTGGAAGACTAGGCGACGAAGAGTTCCACCCAGTAGGAGTTTCACAGACCAAGAAAAGAAACTATTAGAAACATCCTTAGCGGCTAGTTGCGATAGAACTAGTACAGATATGGGTTCTTCATACGGATTTGAAATGTTCGACCGATCAATATCAATGGAAAGTGATAACCAGCATTGTATGGAACCCGTACAGATTACGATCGAAGGCCCTTCTGGAAGCTTTCCACCTCCTCCAGCGGAGTTTGCCCTACCAGCGCCCtatggtaatatttttatatcggtACACGTAACTGGTCATAATGAGAAATATCCAGATTTACTAGGAGGCGGTTCCACACTACCAAGGCGAAGTAGAACATGTTTATTGAATCCCACCTACGATAACATGGGGCCAAGAGTAACAGCAACCGGCAGCTCCACCTGGTCACTTCCAGGAGCAAAACCTGAAAAAAACGATGATGCCAAATTTTCAGTACCTGCGCCAACTTTTTCTACGGAATTTACAgctttataa